Genomic segment of Clostridium sp. Marseille-P299:
TGGTACTGGTGAATTCGTAGATGATATCACAGTAGATGGTATGATTTATGCAAAAGCACTTCGTAGTGCATATCCACGTGCAATCGTAAAAGATATTCGTTTAGAAAAAGCATTAGCTCATCCTGATTGTGTACGTATCCTTACAGCGGAAGATGTACCTTTTAATAAAACAGGTCATATCATTCCTGACTGGGATGTATTAATTGCAAAAGGGGACACCACAAGATATATTGGTGATGCAATCGTTTTAGTTGCATCTACAAGAAAAGAAACTTTAGATGAAATTCTTTCTTTAGTAGAAGTGGATTATGAAGTATTAACACCTCTTACAGATCCAAAAGAAGCAATGAAAGAAGATGCTCCAAAGTTACATCCAAAGGGAAATCTACTTACAAAAGAAATGATTTCTCGTGGTGACGTAGATGAAGCAATTAAAAACTCAAAATATGTTGTAACAAATCACTATTCTGTACCAATGACTGACCATGCGTTCATGGAACCAGAATGTGCAATTGGTATTCCAGATGGCGATGGCCTTTTAATGTATACTGCTTCACAAAACGTATATGATGAGCAACATGAAATCTCTCGTATGTTAAATATTGCACCAGAATTAGTTCGTTGCCAATCCAAATTAGTTGGTGGCGGTTTTGGTGGAAAAGAAGATATGAGTGTACAACATCATGCTGCATTAATGGCATATATCACAAAGAAGCCAGTTAAGGTTAAATTTTCAAGACAAGAAAGTTTAAATATCCATACAAAGCGTCATGCAATGGAAATTGATATTACAACTGCTTGCGATGAAAATGGTAAACTTACAGCTACAAAAGCTACAATCATCTCCGATTGTGGTGCGTATGCAAGTTTAGGTGGACCAGTATTACAACGTGCTTGTACACATGCTGGTGGACCATATAACTTCCAGAACTTAGAGATTACAGGATACTGTGTATATACAAATAATGTACCAGGTGGTGCATTCCGTGGATTCGGTGTAACACAAAGCTGTTTTGCTCAAGAACAAAACATAAATGAACTTGCTGAATTAGTTGGAATGTCAGCTTGGGAATTCCGTTACAAAAATGCAATCCGTCCAGGACAAGAATTACCAAATGGACAAATTGCAGGAGATGATACTGCATATGTTGAATGTTTAGAGGCAGTAAAAGATGTATATGAATCAAATCCTTATGCTGGTATTGCTGGATGTATGAAAAACTCAGGTATCGGTGTTGGTTTACCAGATATCGGACGTTGTAATTTAAAAATTCAAGATGGTAAGGTTCATATTCTTACAGGTGCAGCATGTATTGGTCAAGGAATTGGTAATGTAATGCTTGCTATGGTTTGTGAAACAACAGGCATTCACCCATCTTTAATCGTGCATGAACGTGCAGATACTGCAATAACACCTGATTCAGGTACAACAACGGCATCTAGACAAACATTATTTGCTGGTGAAGCTACAAGAAAAGCTGCTGAACAATTAAAAGAAGCATTAAAGACAAAAACATTAGCTGAATTAGAAGGCAAACTTTTTGAAGGTGTTTATAGCGGTGTTACAGATAAAATGGGATCTGATAAGAAGAACCCAGTTAGCCACGTAGCTTATGGCTATGGTGTGCAAGTAGTAATTATGGATGAAACTAAAAAAGTTACAAAAGTAGTTGCTGCTCATGACGTAGGTCGTGTTGTAAATCCTAAGGCTTGCTCTGGCCAAATCGAAGGTGGAGTTGTTATGGGTCTTGGATATGGATTAACAGAAGACTTCGTTATGGAAGATGGTTATGTAAAAACTAAATATGGAACTCTTGGCTTACTTAGAGCAACTCAGGCGCCAGAAATCGAAGTAATCATGATAGAAAAGAATGATCCAAATGGATTAGCTTATGGCGCTAAGGGAATTGGTGAAATTTGTACCGTACCTACTGCTCCAGCTGCAGCACATGCTGCATATCGTGTTGATGGTGAAAGAAGATTCTCATTGCCAATTGCACATACAGCTTATAAAAAATAAGAAGCAATTGTAACTGAAGAGTAATTCACTATGAAGGAATTACTCTTCCAAACAATTGGTTGAAAGGGTGTAATCATGACAAAAGAAAGTAAAAAGATAGGTGTTGGAGAAGCATTTCCATTAGCTTTACAACACGTGGTAGCCATGGTAGTAGGCTGCGTTACAGTTCCAACAATTCTTGGAACTGCAGGTGGTATTGGTAACGATGATTTAGTAATCATGATGCAAGCTTCACTTTTTTGTGCCGCAATTGCAATATTGATTCATGCTTTAGGTAGAAAAGGAATTGGCTCAAATCTTCCTGTAATTATAGGTAGTGGATTTGCGTTTATTCCAACACTAACAAGTGTAGTAAAAACAGACGGTATGTCTGGCGTATTAGGTGCGCAGTTAATTGGTGCACTTGTAGGTATTTTAGTTGGTCTTGGATTTAAGAAGATTCGTTTCTTATTTCCACCAATCGTAACTGCATCTGTAGTATTAACAGTAGGTATTTCTCTTTATGGAACTGCTGTAAAATACATGGCAGGTGGAGAAGGTAGTGATTTATTTGGTTCACCAAAAGCTTGGTTTGTCGCTCTTATTACTTTGGGTTCTGTATTATTCTTTTCACAATACTGCAAAGGAATCCTTAAAGTATCAGCAACCTTGCTAGGACTTGTCGTAGGTTATGTTGTAGCAGCAATTTTAGGAATGGTTGATTTTACAAGAGTAGCTGAAGCTTCCTTTATTGCATTACCAAAGCCATTTCACTTTGGTATCAGCTTCTCAGCAGGCGCAATCGTATCCATGATCATTATCTTTGTTATCAATTCGATTCAAGATATCGGACAATTTGAAGCAACTACTGCTGGAGCGTTTAATCGTAAGGCTACAGATAAAGAATTATCAGGCGGTATCATTGGAAATAACATTTCCAGTGCTTTAGGTGCAATTTTTGGTGGTACACCAAATGCGACTTGTGGTCAAAACGTTGGTATTGTTGTTACCACAGGTGTTACAGATAAAATTGTATTTATTGTAGCTGCTTTTATTATCATGGTAACAGCTTTAGTTCCAAAATTAGCAGAGTTATTTTTAACAATCCCACTTCCAGTACTTGGAGGTGCGACAATCACTGTTTTTGGTAGTATTGCAATGACTGGTGTAAGAATGTTATCAAGCGCTGGTTTAACTCCAAGAAACTTATCAATATCAGGTCTTGCTGTTGCATTAGCAGTAGGTTTATCTAGAACACCTGGTGCATTTGAAAAATGTCCAGAAATTATTAGGACAATTTTTGGTGGAAGCGAAATTGTAATTGTTGCTTTTGTAGCAATTATTTTAAATCTTATTTTACCAAAAGAAAAACAGTAATAAAAACGTATCAACTACAAATTTATAAGAAGATTTTGCAAAATAGAGAAAAAAATGTTATAACTATTTTGTAAAATCTCCAGGAAAGAGGTTAATATGAAAGAGACATTTAAAAGTGTATTTTATCCAAGAACAAACAAAGAAAAATCAAACATTGATTTTTTAAATTTTGAAGAAGCTAAAACAGCTCATGAATTCCATGCAAGCTTCCCTGTTTACAGCGAAACTCCATTAGTAGAGTTAAAGAACTTAGCACAGGCAATTGGTGTTAAAGACATCCATGTAAAAGATGAATCTTACCGTTTTGGTTTAAATGCATTTAAAGTATTAGGTGGTTCTTATGCAATCGGCCGTTTAATTGCAGATAAGATCGGTGAAGACATTAAAAATTTACCAGCTACAAAAATGATCTCCAAAGAAGTAAAAGATAAAACAGGAGATATGGTATTCGTAACAGCTACTGATGGTAACCACGGACGTGGTGTTGCTTGGACAGCAAACCAATTAAATCAAAAATCCGTAGTTTACATGCCAAAGGGATCTGCTATTGAGCGTTTAGAAAATATTCGTGCTGAGGGTGCAGAAGCTAGCATCACTGATATGAATTACGATGAAGCAGTTCGTCTTGCAGATAAGAATGCAAAAGAAAAAGGATGGATTGTTGTTCAAGATACAGCATGGGAAGGATATGAAGATATCCCAACATGGATTATGCAAGGTTACATGACTCTTGGTTATGAAATCGTTAAACAATTAGAAGAAAGCAAGGCAGAAGCGCCTACACATATCTTTTTACAAGCTGGTGTTGGTTCCTTAGCAGGAGCAATCTGTGGTTTCTTTGCAAACTACTACAAAGGAAATCAACCAAAAATCGTTGTAATTGAGCCAAACAAAGCAGATTGTATTTATCGTACAGCAGAAGCTAACGATGGAAAACTTCACTTTGTAACAGGTGATTTAGATACAATTATGGCTGGTTTAGCTTGTGGCGAACCAAACTCCATTGGTTGGAACGTATTAAGAGATTATGCAGATGCATTCATTTCTTGCCCAGACTATGTAGCTGCTGACGGTATGCGTGTAATGGCTAGTCCATTAGATGGCGATAACAAAGTTGTTTCTGGTGAAAGTGGTGCAGCAACACTTGGTTGTATCTACAATGTACTTACTGATGACTCTTTAGTTGACTTAAAGGGTAAATTAGGACTTGATGAAAATTCAAGATTATTATTTATCTCCACTGAAGGTGATACAGACAAAGAAAATTATCGTAACGTTGTATGGAATGGTAAATCTTCACGTTTCGAAGCGTAGTTTTTATTATTAAATATGCCGCAAAGCGACATTATATAGATTTACATTTTAGGAGGATTTAAGTATGCTTAGCGCAAACAGAGAAAAAGAATTAATCGAATTAGCTCAGAAAATGATTCAAGCAAAGAGCTATTCAGGAGAAGAAAAACAAGCTGCAGAAACAATTGGTGAATTCTGCAAAGCAAATGGTTTTGATGATGTTACATATGATAAATATGGTAATGTTATCGGTGTAATCAAAGGTAACCGTCCAGGTCCTAAGGTATTATTCGATGGACATATCGATACTGTACCTGTATCTGATCCAACAAAGTGGACTCAGGATCCATTCAAAGGTGATATCGTAGATGGTAAATTATACGGACGTGGAACTTCTGATATGAAGGGTGCAGTTTCTGCATTTACAGCTGCTGCTAAATACTTCGCAGAAGATACAAACCGTGATTTTGCTGGTGAAATCTTAATCGCTGGTGTTGTTCATGAAGAATGCTTCGAAGGTGTTGCTGCTCGTGAAATCTCCAAGAACTTCAAACCAGATTATGTAATCATCGGTGAAGCTAGCCAATTAAACGTTAAAATTGGTCAACGTGGACGTGGTGAAATCGTTGTTGAAACATTTGGTAAACCAGCTCACTCTGCAAACCCAGAAAAAGGTATCAACGCAGTTTATAAAATGAGTAAAGTTATCAATGCAATTCAAACTTTAGTTCCAACAGAACACCCAGTACTTGGAAAAGGTATCTTAGAACTTACAGATATCAAATCTGCACCATACCCAGGAGCATCTGTAGTACCTGAATACTGCCGTGCAACATATGACCGTCGTCTTTTAGTTGGTGAAACTAAAGAATCCGTTATCAAACCAATTCAAGATTTACTTGATAAATTAATGGCTGAAGATCCAGAATTAAAAGTAAAAGTATCTTATGCAGTTGGTGAAGAAGTTTGCTACACTGGAAACAAGATCGAAGGAGAACGTTTCTTCCCAGGTTGGTTATATGATAAAGATGAACCATGGGTTCAGGCAGTTCTTACTGAATTAAAGAACGCTGGATTTAATCCAGAAGTTACTCAATACAACTTCTGTACAAACGGATCTCACTATGCTGGAGAAGCTGGTATCAAGACATTAGGTATTGGACCATCTCTTGAAAGCTTAGCTCATACAGTAGATGAATACATCGAAGTTGAACAGTTAACAAAAGTTTGTGAATGCTACTACGGAGTAATGAAAGCATTATTAGTTTAAAGAAAGCTGTGATAATATGAAGACATTAATTAAAAATGCTACTATTGTCGATGGAAGTGGAAAACCGGCATACGAAGCTGACTTATTGATAAAAGATGATAAAATTGAAAAAATTGGTCAAATTGGTGACACTGATGTAGAAAGAACAATTGATGCAAAGGGACTTGTTGTAGCTCCTGGCTTCATTGATACACATTCACACAGTGATTTGGATGTATTATTACGTCCTCACGTTATGCCAAAGGTTATGCAAGG
This window contains:
- a CDS encoding uracil-xanthine permease family protein, producing the protein MTKESKKIGVGEAFPLALQHVVAMVVGCVTVPTILGTAGGIGNDDLVIMMQASLFCAAIAILIHALGRKGIGSNLPVIIGSGFAFIPTLTSVVKTDGMSGVLGAQLIGALVGILVGLGFKKIRFLFPPIVTASVVLTVGISLYGTAVKYMAGGEGSDLFGSPKAWFVALITLGSVLFFSQYCKGILKVSATLLGLVVGYVVAAILGMVDFTRVAEASFIALPKPFHFGISFSAGAIVSMIIIFVINSIQDIGQFEATTAGAFNRKATDKELSGGIIGNNISSALGAIFGGTPNATCGQNVGIVVTTGVTDKIVFIVAAFIIMVTALVPKLAELFLTIPLPVLGGATITVFGSIAMTGVRMLSSAGLTPRNLSISGLAVALAVGLSRTPGAFEKCPEIIRTIFGGSEIVIVAFVAIILNLILPKEKQ
- the xdh gene encoding selenium-dependent xanthine dehydrogenase, with the translated sequence MYQITVNGVKYEREEDKKLLDFLRYDLGITSAKDGCSEGACGTCTVLVDGKKVRACIFTLSKLDGKSVITVEGLSEREKEVYAYAFGDTGAVQCGFCIPGMVISAKSLLDTNLNPTREEVKKAIMGNICRCTGYAKIEEAILLSAKMFRENLPIPESNSTGKVGEHLGRIDAREKVLGTGEFVDDITVDGMIYAKALRSAYPRAIVKDIRLEKALAHPDCVRILTAEDVPFNKTGHIIPDWDVLIAKGDTTRYIGDAIVLVASTRKETLDEILSLVEVDYEVLTPLTDPKEAMKEDAPKLHPKGNLLTKEMISRGDVDEAIKNSKYVVTNHYSVPMTDHAFMEPECAIGIPDGDGLLMYTASQNVYDEQHEISRMLNIAPELVRCQSKLVGGGFGGKEDMSVQHHAALMAYITKKPVKVKFSRQESLNIHTKRHAMEIDITTACDENGKLTATKATIISDCGAYASLGGPVLQRACTHAGGPYNFQNLEITGYCVYTNNVPGGAFRGFGVTQSCFAQEQNINELAELVGMSAWEFRYKNAIRPGQELPNGQIAGDDTAYVECLEAVKDVYESNPYAGIAGCMKNSGIGVGLPDIGRCNLKIQDGKVHILTGAACIGQGIGNVMLAMVCETTGIHPSLIVHERADTAITPDSGTTTASRQTLFAGEATRKAAEQLKEALKTKTLAELEGKLFEGVYSGVTDKMGSDKKNPVSHVAYGYGVQVVIMDETKKVTKVVAAHDVGRVVNPKACSGQIEGGVVMGLGYGLTEDFVMEDGYVKTKYGTLGLLRATQAPEIEVIMIEKNDPNGLAYGAKGIGEICTVPTAPAAAHAAYRVDGERRFSLPIAHTAYKK
- the dpaL gene encoding diaminopropionate ammonia-lyase; this translates as MKETFKSVFYPRTNKEKSNIDFLNFEEAKTAHEFHASFPVYSETPLVELKNLAQAIGVKDIHVKDESYRFGLNAFKVLGGSYAIGRLIADKIGEDIKNLPATKMISKEVKDKTGDMVFVTATDGNHGRGVAWTANQLNQKSVVYMPKGSAIERLENIRAEGAEASITDMNYDEAVRLADKNAKEKGWIVVQDTAWEGYEDIPTWIMQGYMTLGYEIVKQLEESKAEAPTHIFLQAGVGSLAGAICGFFANYYKGNQPKIVVIEPNKADCIYRTAEANDGKLHFVTGDLDTIMAGLACGEPNSIGWNVLRDYADAFISCPDYVAADGMRVMASPLDGDNKVVSGESGAATLGCIYNVLTDDSLVDLKGKLGLDENSRLLFISTEGDTDKENYRNVVWNGKSSRFEA
- a CDS encoding YgeY family selenium metabolism-linked hydrolase; the protein is MLSANREKELIELAQKMIQAKSYSGEEKQAAETIGEFCKANGFDDVTYDKYGNVIGVIKGNRPGPKVLFDGHIDTVPVSDPTKWTQDPFKGDIVDGKLYGRGTSDMKGAVSAFTAAAKYFAEDTNRDFAGEILIAGVVHEECFEGVAAREISKNFKPDYVIIGEASQLNVKIGQRGRGEIVVETFGKPAHSANPEKGINAVYKMSKVINAIQTLVPTEHPVLGKGILELTDIKSAPYPGASVVPEYCRATYDRRLLVGETKESVIKPIQDLLDKLMAEDPELKVKVSYAVGEEVCYTGNKIEGERFFPGWLYDKDEPWVQAVLTELKNAGFNPEVTQYNFCTNGSHYAGEAGIKTLGIGPSLESLAHTVDEYIEVEQLTKVCECYYGVMKALLV